Below is a genomic region from Astyanax mexicanus isolate ESR-SI-001 chromosome 25, AstMex3_surface, whole genome shotgun sequence.
AATGACCTGCATGTTTGCCACGGTGGCTTTACATTTGGACGTCTGAACTTCCATGCAAGTTAGTGTGGCTTTGGTGCTGCTCAATATTATAGTTTTATCAGATAACTTTATTGCCAGGTGAAATATTGGGCTGCATCCAAATTCACATACTTCCACTGTAATAATTTTCCActtagggatttttttttggccattccAGCTCATCAGATGTAAGCACAAAAGCAATACAATGGCATATCATGTACTGTgaccatttttaaaaatgtcctaTACTATATTTAACACAAATTGCAGACCCCTAAAAATAGTACACATAATTATTAGATTTGTAGAACATGCAACAAAATGTTGCCTTTCAATTACTTGAGAATATCATGTCTGAGTCAGGACTTTCCGCTAACTGTACAGGTTTAATCAAAATATTTCCAGAAACAGTTAGCTAATGACATATTAAAGTTTGCTACAACTCAATTGACAGTCATTCACTGTTTTATGGAAAATTGACCCAAAATatatcccttttttttttttgaaatgaaGAAACTATTTGAccgaaaccaaacaaaatgaaaccactactaagcattttttttttccctaaattaaatattttcttgCTTTTGAAAGAAAAACTAATTGCAAAACTACAATTCAAAGCACAGTATTGTGTGGTATtcattattctgtatttttaagtatttggCTAAACACTGGAAgtgctgatgtttttttattgccaTTTTTGGCCGAATAGCTTTGGTTGCCAttaattcagtgcatccctagataAAACTTTTAGTGATATCTCACAATATAGAGATTTGCACATCCATACACTGTGGAACCCTATCTACAGTAGGACTTATTTAATGAGACACTAGTAAGTAGAAGTAATAATGAAGTGTATAATACTGCTGCTATTACTATTGTTGATTTTCATGACTTATGGGAGCGTTCCAATTACAATTTCCTAGTTAGGACTTGCAAATCATGATATCTGATTTCAAATGTAATGCGGCAACATCCAATAAACCTTGTAATTTGAAGCTTTAACTTCAATAAGTTGAGACGTCTGAACTCCAGGAATGAAACTGAAGTCAAACTGAAGTCTTGGTGTTGAGATTAAGAGTAGACTGATATGCACTTATTGTTGACTTGCTGCAAGGAAGCAGCAATTGTGCTTTTAAAGGCCTTTGTCATGAGGACAGACAGCATGGCTGTTCTAAATGAATAATTTATGCTGGCAGGGCTTTGTGCTCTTTGACTCATTATCAGCTACAAGTGGCTCAGTGTTGGATTCATGCAAGTGGGCAGTCCCCACAGCTTTAATGGTTCAATGGTTCAAATTCAGTACAGGTATGCACTAGTGTGCTGAACTGCAGAGGTTTACGCCCCTGCCTCAGACACTAAGTCTTCTGTCGACCTACAAACTCGCTCCATATAAGGCAGCTCATACTCAGGAAATTACTCATTCGTGCCAGGACATGCCCTCATTTACGACATGGTTTATCCTGCAGTTGTTTCAGAGGAAAGGGAAGGTGATGAAACTGAAAATGATTGGTTTCTTCTCCTTTGGTTAGTTTAGTTCCTTTTACCTTCTGATTTTCATTGTAGTAGTCTAGGACAGTGGGTCTCAAACATTTAAAACTAATCTACCACCCATGATCAAACCAAAACGTTTAAATTACCATTTCTGGGGCTACTGTGTGGGCCTTACCCACTTTTCGCATCTTACCTAATCTgcaaattattgattattgtgtCTTGTCAATGCAATATTTCTACCAAGACATGTCGGAAAGCTTAAGACAGAGGAAAAGAACAGGAGTGTGAGAAAATGGGGAGTCTACGTGGCTCTCCCTTAAACTCTAGCCTAAATTATTTTGCTGTTATTACTAGTATAGAAACTATTGTAAACTGTGGggttccacagggttcaattgtaGGGCCTATAAAACTGTAAAGAACTAAAGTTTAAGCTTACATACAGGATCTACAAGGTTAAGCACTAAACACGAACAAACGTAATGTTGTAAAACATTCCTACTTTTGTGCATGCAACAAATTTTAAAAGGTTATCGGGTGTACCACAGTTTGAGGACCACTGGTCTAGTATCGAGAAGTAGAACCAATCAAGCAtccttgtttattattattatcatcattatttggGTTGTGGGTGAGGtggacaatatggccctaaaCTATGCATTGGATTTTTTTGCGATTACAATATTCTTGACAAATATGACTAAACATTGAAAAGATTGaaataatatttaaagaatacactactgcaacaaatgaaaaattaaatttaaacacacactaacaccttgtACACCACCAGTAAAATTAACTAATgaaaatgggtgtagaaacaatgaGGTGGCTATAAATATCTGCTTGTTTTTTAGTatatactaaataatataaaataataaatgcagtAATGTTGACTTGAAGGATCATCAGCATTAGTTTACATACTGGCTACAAGGGGTGGgtccatatcgtattgtacgcaataatatcggcaacatttttaacatggaaaaaaaGGTCTATTTTGTATTAGTTttgatatatactgtatttgcttTAGTTTGTGTGCAGTTTTTATTAATGCAATAAATATGCTGCCCTTTAGTTTTGTGATAGATTTTCCTTATTtggttacaatattattattttatacgaTATCAAAGTCATGCTAAAGTTACTGTTGAGAAAGTGGATAAActcttatagattttttttttttactgaatgtctaaaaacacttttatatatacattttaaataaaacattaaatatgtattttgttgtagtggtatattcttaaaattaagtTATCTTATTGatcttattttagggccatatcgcccaacctTACTGCCCTACCTTTTGTTTGCAGTGCAACATCCTGTACTATGTTAATGAGTACTAAAATGGAAACGATAATGAAAGTAAAATCATGCATGATGATAAAGATATTGTTCTAATTTTTATTATTCGTGATAATATCCTGAAAAAAAGTCTCTACATTCTTTCTTAGTTTATCGCTTTTACAGTTCAGGGCTTGTCCTGGCATCACCCCTCACTGTGTAAACACACAGGAGACAGGAGATCTAAGGTAGAGGTGTGTGTATAATGATGTGTTCAGGTGGCTCTACTGTATGTACTTATCTACAGGGAGAAAATTAAGAAGCCTGAGGCGCTGAAGAGCAAGCTAAGAACAATAGCTTCTTATGCTGCCTTTCATTGCGAAAGGTTGTTTACCGGTATATCAGGTGGTTAAGTTGTAAATAGATTGTCTTTTTACTGCTTGTCTTAAGATACGCCAACAAAGCATGGCGATCAGTAGGATAGCccaaaacaaaatgttaaaaatataaaaatattaagagaAATTAATTATTCTTAGTCAGCTCCAAGTGTTGGAGCGTAATATCAGGAGTGCAATGCAATTCTCAGGAGACGATTCTCTACTATACTtctcagcatctgtgttactgaagaggataaaatactcctaaataagcaaataccaagaacagggttcatacacttttcaaccaatatatatatatatatatttttttttttttctttttcataacTTTTCCATGCTTTCACAGCCAATTTTAATGACtatacaatctttaaaacatcagtaaagacttttttttgtgacttttccagaactttctgggtatttttctttttccaaaaacgtataaattgctattttcaaactctttgacttttccaggtttttcatgaacgTACGAACCCTGCAAgaattatataaacatatacttcACAAATTATAtaaaccaatattcttcaccgcaggttaaCCCTATAGCTCCCCCACTACGTGGAGTAATAATGCACTAACTTTAATAAGTCTAATTGGGGGTAAGTCTTAAGGAATGCCTGcgtttaaacaaatatatacatatttgacGCCACTTATCGATGTCCTataatgtatcacaaatgaaAACTATACGATCTAccacaatatcgatattttgtcccatccaTATTAAGGATGCAGCGAAAATGTCAAATTCTGAGCTCCATAACTAAAGCTCAAAATAATATACAGACATAACACATATAATATCAGATAACTAAAACAGTGACCTGTCATTAATATTaagcaatattaatattaatagcaaTTCTGTTTGCATCACAGCTTCATGGCTATCCCGCTACTATTTATTCTAGgctcaattaaaaaatatattgcaatattgtgcAATATCAGTATTTTCTCCCATCACTAGTCATTAGAAGAGCAGAGGTGTGAACAAATCTATCAATCTTGACAAAAATGTGGTTCAATAATGtcattttctgtctttctttcgcCAGCAAAATATCCAGAGATCAAATCTCTGATGGGTCCGGACCCCAGGCTGAAATGGATAGTCTGTATGATGGTTGGAATTCAGTTCCTGGCCTTCTATTTAGTCAAGGACTTGGATTGGAAGTGGGTGTTGTTTTGGACGTACGTGTTCGGGAGTTGCATAAACCACTCCATGACTTTAGCCATTCATGAGATTTCCCACAACACGGCGTTCGGCAACAACCGAGCCAAGTGGAACCGCTGGTTCGCCATGTTCGCCAACCTCCCCATCGGATTGCCCTACTCTGCGTCTTTTAAGCGCTACCACCTAGACCACCACCGCTACCTGGGTGGCGACGGCGTGGATGTAGACATCCCTACGGACTTCGAAGGCTGGTTCTTCTGCACACGTTTCCGTAAATTTGTTTGGATTATTCTGCAGCCGCTGTTCTACGCCATAAGGCCGCTCTGCATCAACCCCAAGCCCATCAGCCACCTGGAGCTCGCCAACGTTGCCGTCCAGTTCACGTTCAACGCTCTGCTCTACTGGCTCTGGGGGGCCAAACCCATGGTGTACATGCTGGCCGGCTCGATGCTGGGCATGGGGCTCCACCCAATCTCTGGACACTTCATCGCTGAGCATTATATGTTCCTCAAGGGCCACGAGACGTACTCTTACTACGGCTCTCTGAACCTGCTCACGTTTAACGTGGGATACCACAACGAACACCACGACTTCCCCAGCATCCCCGGCAGGAGGCTACCACTGGTAAGATTGAaacagttactttattttaatatttatgagccaattaatattaataaaacctTGTAGAAATGTCACAAAGCCAAATTACTTGAGCGTttagtttgtttttatattttttctacaattgctttttaaacattttttttgtttttattgttatacACAATCATACATGTCATTATGGGATATTTCAacctttgtgtgtatatatgcgcGCGGTCATACATTTCTGTAAGTCCCCATacttaaaaacctttttttttgtggGTAAGGCATATTTAACCCATTTTTCCAGTGTGAGGTCAATTatctttctgactttttttttctaaagttatAGGCTAATTTGACAAAATGCACTGCCatagaactaaaataaatattaggccaaaaCTGCagaacatagttttttttttttttttttacactgatttttaaGTTGCCATTTGTTAACCATAATTTTAAACATCTCAACAGACAAACCAAACGTTAGTCTTGGCTAACTTCCACTGaattttcatatatttaaataatcagtACCACTGAAaagtagggttgtcacgataccaaaattttgacttcgataccgataccaactgtagtatcacgattctcaataccaaaacgatacttggaagaaaaaaaaacaataaaaatatctgaacataaaatgtttatttttgactgaactggattgaacactgaacaatcggtgcaaacgtttttattctaaaatgaaacatttgtacaaaaaacaagttccgttattataaccttaactataacatatttatctaaacacttcctaaaaactaaaactaaaaccagaggtaatggtagcctgactatgtgaacctgacgggcgggcagaagttaagttctgaataaggaaaataaagagacagaagaacattacaatgttatgttcattttaacactcactgctccgttttattaatcaaccgtttaccgtttttaataagcccatgttcagtgtaacgatcaagcaggctacgtgcctgaccacagatttgcgatggaaacgcgaaaacgtgaacatcttgagttcatgtttcacagccaatgggataatggagaaatagagaaaaccacgggtccaaaacaaaactcctgcacactcctctccgtgttaacgtgatttactagcagtcgctagtaaatcttagtaaagctacagacagagtgtatcttgactaactccactaacctgtcgacttctcagctctttgtagagatcagggtgcttgtctgctaaatgaatgagcgaaatatgatcagaattatgttaaataacactgtaacatagaagcatagaactcttatttaattaaaatgatttttaagaacagctaaacacagtgctgcaggtcaaacgcggaggcgttcacgtgcgagagagagacacagagaaagagtgagagagtgagagagcgagagtgagagagcgagagatttgcgtgttctgatgtgagctactcacaggtaaaggttctctttgatctcctcgtgctcatattctagtcccacacataagtctgcagctccctcagtgttttctgtcgtattttgcggttagcgcgagcgcttacaactaacaccgcggaccgcgaggtgccgccacgcttgtgccgaatccgttactgaatccgactcccgcttcgcggacagaatcggcacaacaccccccgctgtacaactgcgggagtgaaaacagcgctaataaataaagtagtttagtttcactttcaggtttcgttattttatttaaaaataaaaatatcaataaaaaacagatgcctacatctcagactattttcccacacttcactcctcgcgcccgttttgtccacaagtcgcggacgagagacatctgttattttagccgtcgccattctacactcgctgctgctctgctggcttgcgcgtgaatccattcatttgttcagaacactaagtttatctgaatcctgccacaccgactgctgcggtgtgaatcagttttcttatgaactgaatcaaatcacgcctactaatttgactcatttgaagctagtgactgggctatatacagtatcgaaagcatcgaacgctaaagaaccgaatcgtttgtgatgacgtagtatcgaaaaagaatcgaaccttcggtacaccgtgcaactctactgaAAAGTAGGGACACGCCTTTTCTCATTCTacgtgtttctttctttttatgatgtttacattgtaaatttaatattaaagctatactggaacacatgctaaattatttagtacacaaaacgtgttaaacaaaccagaatatgttttctactttagattctacTAAGTATAAGATTTCTTTTTAAGGGCAGATCTgtagactcttggtgagattttaataatctcagtatcttcatgagggagagtcacctggaatagttttctcagcgtcttgaaggaaggagttcctggaggtgctgagcaatagttgctgctttttcttcacactgtgaagctccagctcatcccaattaaatcacctcaaatcaccatctcagttcaacaggtttagatcagggattGCGTAACTCCATGTGTCTCTTAAtcgtttttatgtctttaatattaatctacaaatgtagaaaataaattaaagaaagaaaaacattcaaagagaaggtgtgtccaaactttagactggccAAAAAAGCATAACTAATAGGCAATAGtctctatttttaaataaatttaacagTTGTACAGTGAAAGTTTGGAATTACAGTAACCATTGTAGTGTTGCTACCATTTAAACAGGTGACCTACTGTGTAAATTCCGAGAACTGTACTATAATTATACACACAGTAGATTAGCAGCTGTCTAAAGTGAGCAGTTATTAGGAGTAATTATCCTAATCTGTAGTTTATCATTCTAGTTTTACTGGTTAATTATATGTTGGCCTCTGATCAATCAGTAACAGGTTAATCTGCTGAAATGTCGAGGGATGAATGAGAGGTCAGGTGTGAAGAAGACTTTGGCCGGTAACCCCCTGTATTCAGTAAAGTCAGCGCAGTGGAACGCTGTAAATGATTAGGAAGAGCTGAAGAGATTTGCAAAAAACTACTAGCTCCAAAACTTTAAAGGAGAagggtcattttgaagcattccAAAACATTTTGGGCcgacaaacaaaatgaaacaaaatgaaacaactagtaaatgtatttttatcttgctttaactacaattttaaaatattaaacattgaaCACTTAACATCCCAATTAGTtgcaatttaattatataatttaaagcGTCTTGGTATCTTTCTTAGTAAAACACCAAAAGCATTAGTTTTTTCCCAGTTTTTAAACATataatttcagtttctgaatatttGGGGCATTCCCAAAAACATATGGTCCACAATATGGGTGTGCCATACTGTATATTACATAATGATGTTTCAATATATTCCATATCATGACAATAGTGATTATAACAGTGACACTGTATTGTTGTTGCATTATAATTGTTTTGTACAAAATCAGTTTTAGTAAATTTAGATTTACTTTGTTTGATTATATTATCCaatatatagttatttttttaaaatattttaaacatttccttATTTCAATtagaataaataatattaattattctgCTCTcacaaaaatacccagaaatactttttaaatataattttaaaaccaTATCGGCCACCTCTACTCATCACACCACTCTACACCTTAGAGACAAGAATCTCTAGACACCTTACTTTTCTTTTTGATTACAATTCAGAAGTGTCCACAGTTTGAAGTAAAGTAGCCGATGGCTCGATAGGTAGTTTGGTGGAAACTACCTTGAAAAATGTGGCGATATTTGAGATCAAACACATATCTGTATCTTAGAATATGCTGTCTTACAAGTGTACTAGGAGGTCAAAATGGAGGTCAAAATAGCTTCATGTtggctgactttagacttgataataaaacacagtggatcaacaccagcagatgacagacatgtctctccaaaccatcactgattggtggaaacttcacactagacctcgagcagtttggactgtgtgtctctccactcttcctccagactctgatcccttgatttacaaatgaaatgtaaaatttactgatgatcagtgatggtttgaagaaacatgtcatctgctggtgttgatccactgtgatttatcatcaagtctaaagcACTATATAtattacagcttccctctgctgacaacttttaaagagatacagatttcattttcctgcaggatttggcacactgcccatactgtgtaccaaaagtaccaattggtctttaatattctaattttctgagacattgattgttgggttttcattggctgtaagcttcataatcatcaacaataaaataaatgaacgcttaaaatagattactctgtgtgtaatacatatatataatatattagtttcacattttgaactgaattactgatataaagtaattttttaatgatattctaatttttttaagttgcacCTGTATATCGCAAtactgatattttgtcccacccctccTATAAAATGGGACCATGcctaagaacttttttttttttgtctttttcccaAACAGGTGAAGAAAATAGCCCCTGAGTTTTATGACGACCTGCCCTGCTACACGTCCTGGGTGAAGGTCCTGTACGACTTTATCATGGACGATGAGCTGAGTCCATACTCTCGGGTGAAGAGGAAGCTGAAGGGAGACATTAAGCTGGAGTGAGCGGTCCGGTCTGGTCCAAACTGGACGCCGGGGGCCTCCACAACCAAAACCGGAGGACGCTATTGCTAACCTCTCACGCCGCTAACCGCTTCAGCAAAGTAACGCAGAGACAGTGTGATCGATGAGCGTGTTACTGGCGTTGAAGAAGAGCGAATGAAATTATAGTCTCAAGCCATTTCAAGTTTCAAATCTTTACTTCGAACTCCATCGCAGAACAAAAAAACGGGAATCATGCCTTCTAACACACGTTTTTCAGCTCTAATCCACAGCTTCTCTAAGTCTCACACgtctgataaatctgatcatgtATTGTCTCACATACGTTCTGCACTTTTTTAACCATGAACTGTGTAACTGCCACcttttagtgtgtgtttttgttctcgaccaaaatcattttaaagctttttctaTGTATAAAAAAACACGTGTTCCTGCtcagtttgtctgatttaaaTTAATGTCTGCCTGTCACCATAAACATGTCGGTTGCCCTTGTCCTCTGTTTATCATTCTTTATCGCTCTGTTTTTCCACGTTTTTTAAGTTGTACGACTGCCATGCACTTGAATGCACACTTACAGTTGTTTGACCGATAGCTTATCACTGGTTTCACTGTTAAACGAGGTCGCAGGAAAATTCAGACCTCAAACGACTGTACTGAGGAATAATTGAAGAACAAATACTGCACTATTGTGGGTGTAGCACTTGTGTGTTGGTGTCACTGGCAAAgattaggcctagtcttggactTAAGCGGCCAGTGCACTTTTGGAAATcctttttaatttagattttagtGCAGTAACATGTTTCCCAGATTAAGCCTAATTCGCCAGTGGAAATGCCTTATATTTTAAATCGCAGTAAGAGTCATAATTTGGGTCTTTGTCCTTTTAAAACCAAAATAAAGCCTGACTTCTTG
It encodes:
- the degs1 gene encoding sphingolipid delta(4)-desaturase DES1 — translated: MGNRVAREDYEWVYTDQPHADRRKEILAKYPEIKSLMGPDPRLKWIVCMMVGIQFLAFYLVKDLDWKWVLFWTYVFGSCINHSMTLAIHEISHNTAFGNNRAKWNRWFAMFANLPIGLPYSASFKRYHLDHHRYLGGDGVDVDIPTDFEGWFFCTRFRKFVWIILQPLFYAIRPLCINPKPISHLELANVAVQFTFNALLYWLWGAKPMVYMLAGSMLGMGLHPISGHFIAEHYMFLKGHETYSYYGSLNLLTFNVGYHNEHHDFPSIPGRRLPLVKKIAPEFYDDLPCYTSWVKVLYDFIMDDELSPYSRVKRKLKGDIKLE